CCAAATATCTACAACCTTAATAATGATTTCTCTCAAAAAATTATCATCATAAACCTTAGAAACAGAATCCTCCAAAGCAGTTTTAAAAAGGGATTTAATACTCTTTTCAGTACCAATAATCAAATCTCTAACTGCTTGACGAGATGCATCAAGAGAATTTTTTTTATATTCACTAGCTTCCTTTTCAGCTTGCATTTTTAATTCCTTAGCATCACTTTCGGCCTTCAAGATAATAGACTCAGCCTCTCTTTTCGCATTAAGAATAATATCATTTGCTAATTTTTCAGCTTCCTCAAGTCCATCTTTCTTAATTTTATTTATCAAATCTTTAACTTCAAACTGCACTAGAACTC
The DNA window shown above is from Borrelia anserina Es and carries:
- a CDS encoding V-type ATP synthase subunit E; translated protein: MQFEVKDLINKIKKDGLEEAEKLANDIILNAKREAESIILKAESDAKELKMQAEKEASEYKKNSLDASRQAVRDLIIGTEKSIKSLFKTALEDSVSKVYDDNFLREIIIKVVDIWNKGDKIDIILNESDFSNLLSVLRKKIGNRLGNTIEIKPFKEINKGFKIQQRDGNLYYDFTSETIADVLFEYLNPRFKEVLKLV